A portion of the Mesobacillus jeotgali genome contains these proteins:
- the kapD gene encoding 3'-5' exonuclease KapD, giving the protein MSERERTTLFIDFEFTMPDRNSRRRGFYQEIIEAGAVLVENNKVVEEFSSYVKPMRFPILTERCRSFLSISQDQVNSGITFKDLVEKLKSLGGNKNCQVVTWGNMDMKVLQQNCQQASVGFPLPGKQIDLSMEYKRFFGDQNQTGLWKAVQEYGREGTGKHHRALDDALTTYHIYKLVEKDKQYLQKPEPATIGDMVDFSKLLNKFA; this is encoded by the coding sequence ATGAGCGAAAGAGAAAGGACAACATTATTTATTGATTTTGAATTTACGATGCCAGACCGCAATAGCAGAAGACGGGGCTTTTATCAGGAAATTATTGAAGCAGGAGCCGTCCTCGTGGAAAATAATAAGGTGGTTGAGGAATTTTCATCTTATGTAAAACCAATGCGGTTTCCCATTCTGACAGAACGATGCCGTTCTTTCCTGAGTATTTCTCAGGATCAGGTTAACTCGGGAATCACTTTCAAGGATTTGGTGGAGAAGCTTAAGTCACTGGGAGGGAACAAAAATTGCCAGGTTGTGACCTGGGGCAATATGGACATGAAGGTGCTTCAGCAAAATTGCCAGCAGGCCTCGGTCGGTTTTCCGTTACCGGGAAAGCAGATCGATCTTTCAATGGAGTATAAGCGTTTCTTTGGCGATCAGAATCAGACTGGACTTTGGAAAGCGGTACAGGAATATGGAAGGGAAGGGACAGGCAAACATCACCGGGCACTGGATGATGCATTGACGACCTACCATATTTATAAGCTTGTAGAAAAAGACAAACAATATCTTCAGAAGCCCGAACCCGCGACAATCGGGGACATGGTCGATTTTTCGAAGCTGCTCAATAAATTTGCATAG
- a CDS encoding kinase-associated lipoprotein B, with product MAELNIGDKVTGIYKTGKYIGEITERRPQHYLVRVLAVAKHPMQGDLHNPKDAAVGFFHERKALSFREQANIPEKMVKPFEGEIPDYLESLREATNKLRAELEGDDSAWAQQSLRNLDSLEKDYFKNSL from the coding sequence ATGGCTGAATTGAATATTGGCGATAAGGTAACCGGCATTTATAAAACCGGAAAATACATAGGCGAAATCACGGAACGCCGTCCGCAGCATTATCTTGTCCGTGTCCTGGCTGTCGCAAAACACCCTATGCAGGGCGACCTACACAACCCCAAGGATGCAGCGGTTGGATTTTTTCATGAAAGGAAGGCCCTATCCTTCCGTGAACAGGCCAATATCCCTGAAAAAATGGTCAAGCCGTTCGAAGGGGAAATACCTGATTACCTCGAATCTTTAAGGGAAGCAACAAACAAGCTGCGCGCTGAACTCGAGGGTGATGATTCCGCGTGGGCGCAGCAATCCTTAAGAAACCTTGACTCACTGGAAAAGGATTATTTTAAAAACTCTCTATAA
- a CDS encoding YufK family protein, with amino-acid sequence MRNAYFTSYFPLMSILMFSLALSVRTEMELLLVLKSAGIYDGMLEFFSDTGIKLSLLALLMVVFFMVIAAMKLIADTINEVSLLLFSRDHEGESLKLIRKGAVIYFAGGIASLVSFFSFIGIVAIFLLATMVYFIYFVYKISPKLTMSGMIGTVFFQVIFWSTLVLGIVYLAVKVYNSLLASLPI; translated from the coding sequence ATGAGGAACGCCTACTTTACAAGTTACTTTCCATTGATGTCCATATTGATGTTCAGTTTGGCCCTCTCTGTCCGCACGGAAATGGAGCTGCTCTTAGTACTGAAGAGCGCCGGGATTTATGATGGAATGCTTGAATTCTTTTCTGACACCGGAATCAAACTTTCTCTGCTCGCCTTGCTGATGGTGGTGTTTTTCATGGTAATCGCAGCCATGAAACTCATTGCCGATACGATCAATGAGGTCAGCCTTTTATTGTTTTCCCGAGATCATGAAGGTGAAAGTTTAAAACTGATCCGCAAAGGAGCTGTAATTTATTTTGCAGGCGGGATAGCCTCGCTGGTCAGCTTCTTCAGTTTCATCGGTATTGTGGCCATTTTCTTACTGGCAACAATGGTCTATTTCATTTATTTTGTCTATAAAATCAGCCCAAAGCTTACAATGTCAGGAATGATTGGTACTGTCTTCTTTCAAGTTATTTTTTGGAGCACCCTCGTGCTCGGTATAGTTTATCTCGCAGTTAAAGTATACAACAGCCTGCTCGCAAGCTTGCCCATTTAG
- a CDS encoding peptidylprolyl isomerase: protein MTKKILAVLFAMMMVLAGCGTAGEKQEADNQKEETTNGGQAADEDLDYPQATAEVQDNERLVEMVTSMGKIKIKLFPEQAPKAVENFIKHSEKGYYEGIIFHRVIDGFMIQGGDPEGTGMGGESIYGKPFEDEFSRELFNIRGALSMANSGPNTNGSQFFIVQNKELDASFPEKLKQAGYPEEVLKMYENEEVLKMYENGGTPHLDHRHTVFGQVIEGMDVVDKIAAVPTAAGDKPEKDVVIEKINVLK from the coding sequence ATGACTAAAAAGATACTGGCAGTATTATTTGCGATGATGATGGTTCTTGCTGGCTGCGGCACAGCTGGTGAAAAGCAGGAAGCAGACAATCAGAAGGAAGAAACGACGAATGGTGGACAGGCAGCTGATGAAGATTTGGATTACCCTCAAGCGACTGCTGAAGTTCAGGATAATGAAAGACTTGTTGAAATGGTCACTTCTATGGGGAAAATCAAAATCAAGCTTTTCCCTGAACAGGCTCCAAAAGCTGTAGAAAATTTCATTAAGCATAGTGAAAAAGGCTATTATGAAGGCATCATTTTCCATCGTGTTATCGACGGGTTCATGATCCAGGGCGGCGATCCTGAAGGAACTGGCATGGGCGGCGAGAGCATTTACGGAAAACCGTTTGAGGATGAATTTTCAAGAGAACTTTTTAACATCCGCGGGGCATTATCAATGGCCAATTCTGGCCCGAATACAAATGGAAGCCAATTCTTTATCGTCCAGAACAAGGAGCTGGATGCTAGTTTCCCAGAGAAGTTGAAGCAGGCAGGTTACCCTGAAGAAGTCCTTAAGATGTATGAAAATGAAGAAGTCCTTAAGATGTATGAAAATGGCGGAACGCCTCACCTTGATCACAGGCACACCGTCTTCGGCCAGGTAATCGAAGGCATGGATGTCGTGGATAAGATTGCCGCTGTTCCAACTGCAGCGGGGGACAAGCCGGAAAAAGACGTTGTCATTGAAAAAATCAATGTACTGAAGTAG
- a CDS encoding transglycosylase domain-containing protein, protein MRIFTGYLMILLLIPAFIAVVILSYTEAGKAVSFNKTLDEKIDLTETKLSQTSFILAENGEVITEIHRPMNRSYAAGHEIPDFIKDVFIVSEDRNFERHPGFDLPAIGRALAINAHSDGIEQGASTITQQLARNQYLNHHKSYNRKLSEVLYAYQLERTFSKAEILEQYLNAIYFHNNAYGIKAAAGFYFKKAPKDLSEAEQAFLAAIPNNPSYYNPIKHFDRTKKRQELLIEQLEEHGIITSEKAAKLKSEPVLLKVDSRKNLYPDYSSFALFELQELIAKQEKLDDPEEISMRVEALLRSGVTIHTSLDVDLQKRAITAVASHLHDTAVQGAATIINHENGKIIAMAGGKDYQIGDFNRAYQAFRQPGSAIKPLLVYAPYFARFDVNSGTKINGGPICVHGYCPKNYGGSTYGLVTLEKAFTHSYNTPAVRILQQVGVDKAFRDLEPFQFKKVTLQDHIPAAAVGGFTTGVSPLELTSAYTVFSNKGLYLKPHAIVKVTNNAGEVLYEWEETPVKVWNPGTIEKVRSLMQKTVSSGTARKAASAGPEAGGKTGTTNDFKDFWIVGFNGPLTAGVWVGKDNPQSMEDINHQSPHLLIWRDIMKK, encoded by the coding sequence GTGCGTATTTTCACAGGTTATCTTATGATCTTGCTATTGATTCCCGCTTTTATTGCGGTGGTCATTTTGAGCTATACGGAAGCGGGCAAAGCAGTCAGCTTCAACAAAACATTGGATGAAAAAATAGACCTCACAGAAACAAAGCTTTCACAGACAAGTTTCATCCTTGCAGAGAACGGCGAGGTCATCACCGAAATTCACAGGCCGATGAACAGGAGCTATGCTGCAGGACACGAGATTCCCGATTTTATAAAAGACGTGTTCATTGTATCTGAGGACCGGAATTTTGAAAGACATCCGGGCTTTGATCTGCCGGCGATTGGACGTGCGCTTGCCATCAATGCCCATTCAGATGGCATTGAGCAGGGCGCGAGCACGATTACTCAGCAACTGGCCAGGAACCAATATTTAAATCATCATAAATCATATAATCGGAAGCTGAGTGAAGTCTTATATGCATACCAGCTGGAGAGGACTTTTTCAAAAGCAGAGATTCTGGAGCAATATTTGAATGCCATCTATTTTCATAACAATGCCTACGGAATCAAGGCGGCCGCTGGCTTTTATTTTAAAAAGGCACCTAAGGATCTGTCCGAGGCTGAACAGGCTTTCCTGGCTGCCATTCCGAATAACCCGTCATATTACAATCCGATCAAGCATTTTGACAGGACAAAAAAAAGGCAGGAACTGTTGATTGAACAGCTTGAGGAACACGGGATCATAACATCTGAAAAAGCCGCTAAACTCAAAAGTGAACCTGTCCTGCTCAAGGTTGATTCACGTAAAAACTTGTATCCTGATTACTCTTCTTTTGCATTGTTCGAGCTGCAGGAGTTGATTGCCAAACAGGAAAAACTTGATGATCCTGAGGAAATAAGTATGAGGGTCGAGGCCTTGCTACGTTCTGGCGTGACCATCCACACCAGCCTTGATGTCGATTTACAAAAACGAGCAATAACAGCGGTCGCTTCCCACCTGCATGATACTGCGGTCCAGGGTGCCGCAACTATAATTAATCATGAGAACGGCAAGATTATCGCCATGGCTGGAGGCAAGGATTATCAGATTGGTGACTTTAACCGAGCATACCAGGCGTTCCGCCAGCCTGGCTCGGCTATCAAGCCGCTGCTTGTATATGCCCCTTACTTCGCTAGATTCGATGTAAACAGCGGCACTAAAATCAATGGCGGCCCAATTTGTGTGCATGGATATTGCCCAAAAAACTATGGAGGCTCAACCTATGGTTTGGTCACGCTTGAAAAAGCGTTCACCCATTCATACAACACACCTGCCGTAAGAATTTTGCAGCAAGTAGGCGTTGACAAAGCCTTCCGTGACCTGGAGCCATTCCAATTCAAAAAAGTAACGCTCCAGGATCATATTCCCGCCGCAGCCGTCGGCGGTTTCACAACTGGAGTAAGCCCGCTAGAGTTGACTTCAGCTTATACAGTCTTCAGCAATAAAGGGCTTTATTTGAAACCACATGCGATTGTAAAAGTAACCAATAATGCTGGCGAGGTTCTTTATGAATGGGAAGAAACGCCAGTTAAGGTGTGGAATCCAGGTACCATTGAAAAAGTAAGGTCGCTCATGCAAAAGACTGTTTCCTCGGGAACAGCAAGAAAAGCAGCAAGCGCTGGGCCAGAAGCTGGCGGAAAGACAGGGACAACAAATGACTTCAAGGACTTCTGGATTGTCGGATTCAACGGGCCACTCACCGCAGGCGTTTGGGTAGGCAAAGACAATCCGCAAAGCATGGAAGACATCAACCACCAGTCCCCCCATCTATTGATCTGGCGGGATATCATGAAAAAATAA